From the genome of Sander lucioperca isolate FBNREF2018 chromosome 1, SLUC_FBN_1.2, whole genome shotgun sequence, one region includes:
- the ints5 gene encoding integrator complex subunit 5, translated as MLKDQTMSVVLDGSPLKAMQSSHTHTPQPALSAQELSQEIKSFISGIDTVQGRKLSVREHARCAVRLLRSVPACRGAVLEHLRGVYDEHVSAFLHNLETEGDASSGVSSNLEDIIQEVHGVLSEFIRLNPRAWAPLVSAWAVDLLGQLSSKHAGRRVAPHSSSLNELLQLWMSCAATRSLMEAYSQCLAAMLAWCPDACVDALLDTSVQHSPHFDWVVAHIGSAFPGTIISRVLACGLKDFCSHGAKEQGLMVMGVDKGSRVPKIGSVVGILGHLAVHHSDSIRKELLRMFQESLSPSSPLSPTSSSTSWESSPQLRRAAVPFLLQLAAMSPNLFGAVSAELVELLRPPVLLQLQALLQGLPREELDNMLGLAVHLISQSPSGGSRVLRFLADTATPASVIISGPTPSPHEGVREGCDRLLQMLLLHLHKLVFNRSDGAEVNPHHPASSQPKRVIPFLEELQSHVGELCAETLRLERKRHLWLHQLLCLLSVYGGPSIATEALCQLLTQAHNPEELALAWQLHTTLSSCMVGLIHAAVARCVAQIHAHTLGPKQLRQLLLNLAAAIQSQDEEKRGAVGVQSSMAIQVGSAVSGHLHDFGPLLLHGDPAVSHATVRLLSCSPLPRTSSPAHLLLLSRAAVTHFFLALRRRGESGKVGRDGGQAVEAVNCSVLLLSRFAAYSTLTLKAVLQQLVEGALHKGNAGLFGGQIADMSGAPLPSPSVSPDIGASLLDINCRFGTTVNFSGSVWSVFHAGVIGKGLKVRTDTQPTDPLGVMQNVQTLLAVVIQCCSSSGLNGSITGSRPPSDPDEPLPINAEAAKVVAVTMVENVCPDVANGELSWPPEEHARTTVERDIHIRRCFEAHPVLFPLLQVVAAGRPALCYCSAVLRGLLATLLAHWEASREVLSTDSPWHLQASCLLVSCMGEGQLLPPVLANVHEAFPHLTPFEVRLLLLAVWEYVRGNGPMPQKFVFCSEKGLFCRDFSRDGDVARYVAPIHSVLHKNIDRLGHLCWRFQL; from the exons atgttaaaagacCAAACGATGTCTGTGGTGTTGGACGGGAGTCCGCTGAAAGCGATGCAGagctcacacactcacacaccgcAGCCTGCCCTTAG CGCCCAGGAACTCTCCCAGGAGATCAAGTCCTTCATCAGTGGCATTGACACCGTTCAAGGCCGAAAGCTCAGTGTCCGGGAACACGCCCGCTGTGCTGTGCGCCTGCTGCGCTCGGTCCCGGCCTGTCGAGGGGCGGTGCTGGAGCATCTGAGGGGCGTGTATGATGAGCACGTCTCTGCTTTCCTGCACAACCTGGAGACAGAGGGCGATGCCAGCTCCGGGGTCAGCTccaacctggaggacattatacag GAGGTTCATGGCGTGCTGTCAGAGTTTATTCGTCTCAACCCCCGGGCCTGGGCCCCTCTGGTATCCGCCTGGGCTGTGGACCTGTTAGGCCAGCTGAGCAGCAAGCACGCCGGCCGCAGGGTGGCCCCCCACTCCTCCAGCCTCAACGAGCTGCTCCAGCTCTGGATGTCCTGTGCTGCCACCCGGTCCCTCATGGAGGCCTACTCCCAGTGTTTGGCTGCCATGCTGGCCTGGTGCCCTGATGCATGTGTGGATGCGCTGTTGGACACCTCAGTTCAGCACTCTCCGCATTTTGACTGGGTTGTGGCTCACATCGGCTCCGCCTTCCCGGGTACTATCATCAGCCGAGTCTTGGCATGTGGACTCAAGGACTTCTGCTCTCATGGCGCTAAGGAACAAGGGCTAATGGTGATGGGAGTGGATAAAGGCAGCAGAGTGCCAAAGATTGGCTCAGTGGTGGGAATCCTTGGACACCTTGCAGTGCACCACTCGGACAGCATCAGGAAGGAGCTTCTCAGGATGTTTCAGGAAAGCCTGAGTCCGTCAAGCCCTCTATCTCCCACTTCATCCTCAACATCTTGGGAGAGTTCCCCTCAACTCCGTCGTGCTGCAGTTCCATTTCTGTTGCAGCTGGCTGCAATGTCCCCCAACCTCTTTGGTGCGGTGTCTGCAGAGCTGGTGGAGCTGCTGCGCCCTCCTGTCCTGCTCCAGCTGCAGGCCTTGCTGCAGGGCCTCCCCAGAGAGGAACTGGATAACATGCTGGGGCTGGCTGTCCACCTTATTAGCCAGAGCCCATCAGGAGGGTCCAGGGTCCTCCGTTTTCTGGCAGACACAGCGACCCCGGCCTCAGTCATCATCTCCGGCCCTACACCCTCCCCTCATGAAGGTGTCAGAGAAGGTTGCGATCGCCTGCTCCAGATGCTGCTTCTGCATCTCCACAAACTGGTCTTCAACCGCTCAGATGGAGCTGAAGTCAACCCTCATCACCCTGCTTCCTCTCAACCCAAGAGGGTCATCCCCTTCTTGGAGGAGCTGCAGTCTCACGTAGGTGAGCTCTGTGCCGAGACACTGCGACTGGAAAGGAAGCGTCACCTCTGGCTGCATCAGCTGCTGTGTCTGCTGTCGGTGTATGGGGGTCCCAGCATTGCCACTGAGGCCCTCTGCCAGCTACTCACCCAGGCCCACAACCCAGAGGAGCTGGCTCTGGCCTGGCAGCTCCACACCACATTGTCCTCTTGCATGGTGGGACTCATTCATGCCGCTGTAGCTCGCTGTGTAGCCCAGATCCATGCACACACTCTGGGGCCCAAGCAGCTGAGGCAGCTGTTGCTTAACCTGGCTGCAGCCATCcagagtcaggatgaggagaaaAGAGGAGCAGTAGGGGTTCAGTCCTCCATGGCCATCCAGGTGGGCTCAGCGGTCTCAGGACACCTCCATGATTTTGGCCCGCTCCTTCTCCACGGTGACCCTGCTGTATCTCATGCTACAGTGCGCCTCCTGTCCTGTAGCCCACTCCCTCGCACCTCCTCTCCAGCACACCTGCTCCTGCTCTCTCGTGCTGCCGTCACTCATTTCTTTCTAGCGctgaggagaagaggagaaagtGGGAAGGTGGGGAGAGATGGGGGACAGGCAGTCGAGGCGGTGAACTGTTCAGTCCTGCTCCTGTCTCGTTTCGCAGCGTATTCTACGCTCACTCTCAAAGCGGTACTTCAGCAGCTGGTTGAGGGAGCACTACATAAAGGCAACGCTGGCCTGTTTGGAGGGCAGATCGCAGATATGTCTGGGGCCCCTTTGCCTTCCCCATCGGTGTCTCCTGACATTGGAGCCTCGTTGCTGGATATCAACTGTCGGTTCGGTACCACCGTCAATTTTTCTGGCAGCGTGTGGTCTGTGTTTCATGCCGGGGTGATTGGAAAGGGGCTGAAGGTCCGCACTGACACACAGCCGACTGACCCATTGGGGGTCATGCAG AACGTCCAGACTCTGCTGGCTGTGGTAATCCAGTGTTGCAGCTCCTCTGGTCTTAACGGCTCCATCACTGGCTCCCGACCACCATCTGACCCAGACGAGCCGCTGCCCATCAACGCAGAGGCAGCCAAGGTTGTTGCAGTTACTATGGTGGAAAACGTCTGTCCAGATGTGGCCAATGGTGAGCTGTCCTGGCCCCCAGAAGAGCACGCCCGCACCACGGTGGAGCGAGACATTCACATTCGACGTTGCTTTGAGGCCCACCCGGTGCTCTTCCCTCTGCTTCAGGTGGTGGCAGCTGGACGCCCGGCTCTCTGCTACTGCTCAGCTGTGCTCAGAGGCCTCCTGGCCACTCTGCTGGCCCACTGGGAGGCATCCCGCGAGGTGTTGTCCACAGACTCCCCGTGGCACCTCCAGGCCTCCTGCCTCCTGGTGTCCTGCATGGGAGAGGGCCAGCTCCTGCCTCCTGTGCTGGCCAATGTCCATGAAGCCTTCCCCCACCTCACTCCCTTCGAGGTGAGGCTGCTGCTCCTAGCGGTTTGGGAGTATGTGAGAGGCAATGGGCCAATGCCCCAGAAGTTTGTCTTTTGCTCAGAGAAGGGGCTGTTCTGCAGGGATTTCTCACGGGACGGTGACGTGGCAAGATACGTAGCACCGATTCACAGCGTCCTGCATAAAAACATTGATAGATTGGGACATCTGTGCTGGCGGTTCCAGCTTTAA